One window from the genome of Acuticoccus sp. I52.16.1 encodes:
- the hspQ gene encoding heat shock protein HspQ gives MDKVRTAKFQLGQVVRHRVFSFRGVIFDVDPTFSNTEEWWEAIPEDIRPRRDQPFYHLFAENDDTEYIAYVSEQNLLADDTGEPVRHPQVSDMFDRRDGNYCARLDQFH, from the coding sequence ATGGATAAAGTTCGGACGGCAAAGTTTCAGCTGGGTCAGGTCGTTCGCCACCGGGTGTTCTCGTTCCGGGGCGTGATCTTCGATGTCGATCCCACCTTCTCCAATACCGAGGAGTGGTGGGAGGCGATCCCCGAGGATATCCGCCCCCGTCGCGATCAGCCGTTCTACCACCTCTTCGCCGAGAACGACGACACCGAATATATCGCCTACGTCTCCGAGCAGAACCTGCTGGCCGACGACACCGGCGAGCCCGTCCGCCACCCCCAGGTGAGCGACATGTTCGACCGTCGCGACGGCAACTACTGCGCCCGCCTCGACCAGTTCCACTGA
- a CDS encoding lysophospholipid acyltransferase family protein — protein sequence MANKRVKPQHVAEYALLRVLGGILRNVPVDAASWTMGRVMGALMPLMSRHERAKEHMALAMPELSEPERDRIARGMWRQLGRVAGEAFQIDTILADDSRITLPDGFDELVDRCRDGCVVATAHLGNWEVAGAVAHRGGKSLAGVYQALHNPLADGYLRRLREPVYPAGLFGKGGDLGTRLVGLVRQGAAVGIVADLREKRGIEVEFFGQPAFATPLPAMLARLSGRPLVAGAVVREGGVHFRTVCQIIDVPHTEDRNRDVQVATQRLHDAFETWIRANPEQWMWTHRKWARSKARPLGVKTLLDADASS from the coding sequence ATGGCGAATAAACGCGTCAAGCCGCAGCATGTGGCCGAATATGCGCTCCTGCGCGTCCTGGGCGGGATCCTGCGCAACGTGCCGGTGGACGCCGCCTCCTGGACGATGGGGCGGGTCATGGGCGCGCTGATGCCCTTGATGAGCCGCCACGAGCGGGCCAAGGAGCACATGGCGCTGGCGATGCCGGAGCTGTCCGAGCCCGAGCGCGACCGCATCGCGCGGGGCATGTGGCGCCAGCTGGGACGCGTCGCCGGCGAGGCATTTCAGATAGACACGATCCTGGCCGACGACAGCCGGATCACCCTGCCGGACGGGTTCGACGAATTGGTCGACCGTTGCCGTGACGGGTGCGTGGTGGCGACCGCGCACCTCGGCAATTGGGAGGTCGCGGGGGCGGTCGCGCATCGGGGCGGCAAGTCGCTGGCGGGGGTCTATCAGGCGCTCCACAACCCCCTTGCCGACGGGTACCTGCGACGCCTGCGCGAGCCGGTCTACCCTGCCGGCCTCTTCGGCAAAGGCGGCGATCTGGGGACCCGGCTGGTGGGCCTCGTGCGGCAGGGCGCTGCGGTCGGCATCGTCGCCGATCTGCGCGAAAAGCGCGGGATCGAAGTGGAATTCTTCGGCCAGCCAGCCTTCGCGACGCCGCTGCCGGCGATGCTGGCGCGCCTCTCCGGGAGGCCGCTGGTCGCCGGCGCGGTGGTTCGCGAAGGGGGGGTGCACTTTCGCACCGTGTGCCAGATCATCGACGTGCCGCACACCGAGGACCGCAACCGCGACGTCCAGGTGGCGACGCAGCGGCTGCACGACGCGTTCGAGACTTGGATCCGGGCAAATCCGGAGCAGTGGATGTGGACGCACCGCAAGTGGGCCCGTTCCAAGGCGCGGCCGTTGGGCGTTAAAACGCTGCTCGATGCGGATGCATCCAGTTAA
- a CDS encoding AEC family transporter: MSEVLSLTTPFFGLIFLGFLVGRIAKKPSGGLVWMNIFIVYVALPSLFFQYLSRMPVDELGDVVYVMAAAGATWLVLIFCFTLAMIRTRGDLAYSTVLALIGGYSNNGYLGPGLALVAIGAAATVPVALIFSFESTMFFVMTPVMMAIAGSTQGTVLQQIGRILTRIFTHPFILAVIAGVTAAIFRFEPPDSIDRLLTMLTNSAAPCALFAMGVTVALQPMPSGRSVADISVFVAIKLIVHPLAAYLVLSAMGAPSLWLMSAVLLAALPTATNVFILATQYGVGKEEASNAILVGTTLAALTVTGVLYVIRSGIL; the protein is encoded by the coding sequence TTGAGCGAGGTCCTCTCCCTCACCACCCCGTTCTTCGGGCTGATCTTTCTCGGCTTCCTCGTCGGACGGATCGCCAAGAAGCCCTCCGGCGGCCTGGTGTGGATGAACATCTTCATCGTCTACGTCGCGTTGCCGTCGCTGTTCTTCCAGTACCTGTCGCGCATGCCGGTGGATGAATTGGGGGACGTCGTCTACGTCATGGCCGCGGCGGGGGCGACCTGGCTGGTGCTGATCTTCTGCTTCACCCTGGCGATGATCCGCACCCGCGGCGACCTCGCCTATTCCACCGTCCTCGCGTTGATCGGCGGCTACTCCAACAACGGCTACCTGGGGCCGGGCCTGGCGCTGGTCGCCATCGGGGCGGCGGCGACGGTGCCGGTGGCGCTCATCTTCTCGTTCGAGAGTACGATGTTCTTCGTCATGACGCCGGTGATGATGGCGATCGCCGGATCCACCCAGGGGACGGTGCTACAGCAGATCGGGCGCATCCTGACGCGGATCTTCACCCACCCGTTCATCCTGGCGGTCATCGCGGGGGTGACCGCGGCGATCTTCCGCTTCGAGCCGCCCGACAGCATCGATCGCCTGCTGACGATGCTCACCAACTCCGCCGCCCCGTGCGCGCTCTTTGCCATGGGAGTGACGGTGGCGTTGCAGCCGATGCCGTCCGGCCGCTCGGTGGCGGACATCTCGGTCTTCGTCGCCATCAAGCTGATCGTCCACCCGCTGGCGGCCTATCTCGTGCTGAGCGCGATGGGCGCGCCCTCGCTCTGGCTGATGAGCGCGGTGCTGCTGGCCGCGCTCCCGACCGCCACCAACGTCTTCATCCTGGCGACCCAATACGGGGTCGGCAAGGAGGAGGCGTCGAACGCGATCCTCGTCGGCACCACGCTGGCGGCGCTGACGGTGACGGGCGTCCTCTACGTGATCCGCTCCGGG